The following proteins are encoded in a genomic region of Microtus ochrogaster isolate Prairie Vole_2 chromosome 5, MicOch1.0, whole genome shotgun sequence:
- the Bsx gene encoding brain-specific homeobox protein homolog — protein sequence MNLNFTSPLHPASSQRPTSFFIEDILLHKPKPLREVAPDHFASSLASRVPLLDYGYPLMPTPTLLTPHAHHPLHKGDHHHPYFLTTSGVPVPALFPHPQHAELPGKHCRRRKARTVFSDSQLSGLEKRFEIQRYLSTPERVELATALSLSETQVKTWFQNRRMKHKKQLRKTQDEPKAADGPESPEGSPHAPEAAVADARLSLPAGAFVLTEPEDEVDIGDEGELSSGPHVL from the exons ATGAATCTCAACttcacctcccctctccatccgGCATCTTCTCAGAGGCCCACGTCGTTTTTCATAGAGGACATTCTCCTACACAAGCCCAAGCCGCTGAGAGAGGTGGCCCCTGACCACTTTGCGAGCTCTCTGGCCTCTAGGGTGCCTTTGCTAGACTATGGCTACCCCCTTATGCCCACACCCACCCTCCTCACCCCTCATGCCCATCACCCTCTGCATAAGGGGGACCACCACCATCCTTATTTCCTGACCACCTCGG GGGTGCCGGTCCCGGCGCTGTTCCCGCACCCGCAGCATGCGGAGCTGCCGGGGAAGCACTGCCGCCGCCGCAAAGCTCGCACCGTGTTTTCTGACTCGCAGCTCTCCGGCCTGGAGAAAAGGTTTGAAATCCAGCGCTACCTGTCGACACCAGAGCGTGTGGAGCTGGCCACAGCCCTCAGCCTCTCCGAGACTCAG GTAAAAACGTGGTTCCAGAACCGGCGGATGAAGCATAAAAAGCAGTTGAGGAAGACTCAAGACGAACCCAAAGCCGCAGACGGGCCTGAAAGCCCCGAGGGCAGCCCCCATGCCCCAGAGGCCGCCGTCGCCGATGCTCGGCTGAGTCTGCCCGCCGGCGCCTTCGTGCTTACTGAGCCGGAGGACGAGGTGGACATTGGGGACGAAGGCGAGCTCAGCTCAGGGCCGCATGTCCTCTGA